The genomic DNA CTTAAAATCGCGTACCGTATTGCTCAATTCACCTTGTGGGCTGTTTGCGATCAAGTGGATATGGTTAGACATGATTACGTACCCAAATATCTGCAATCCTTTATGCTTTTGGCAAAATTGCAAGCTGTCAATAACAATATCCCGATATGCCTTGCGCGTGAATACATCTATCCAATCTACCACCTGAATGGTAAGATAATGCAATGCTTGCTGATCTTTTATCTGGTAACCTGTTGACATAAGCGCAAAATACTGTTTTTAGGCTTAATTTGCAAAAGCGGTATTGTATGTAACCGTTCCGAGAACGGTATTTAGTACGGCGAAGTCAGAGACGTTCGCCGAGCCGCTCCGGGCAATAGACTTCGGTTAGCAGGGGGATTGTA from Williamwhitmania taraxaci includes the following:
- a CDS encoding transposase codes for the protein MSTGYQIKDQQALHYLTIQVVDWIDVFTRKAYRDIVIDSLQFCQKHKGLQIFGYVIMSNHIHLIANSPQGELSNTVRDFKKFTAKNIIESITNDNESRQDWMLNCKVSPHC